One Osmerus eperlanus chromosome 16, fOsmEpe2.1, whole genome shotgun sequence DNA segment encodes these proteins:
- the apold1a gene encoding uncharacterized protein apold1a isoform X1: protein MEQCEPVVKKNKPNQPKPRPKPVYEVNGNSLENGSIKKPTPVVPPRPSDAELNNVAIYSHIRKPATNDNQVNEMLIQRGHKGRSPKTAAVPPKPTEKELNNTFPKSNWKRMQTEDTKADCRENDKSEDSKDRVGTEYKQNKVGALIGMFQKAPTDQVSTFSSVNMSEPDTERPWETPANETPETKQEQSLHSELDVCSENNNTKGKGGLFHGMFRKTPKPTEGTKDKHSLHSELSDSNDSLSDNRNTKEEGGLFSGLVKKIPKAAGDGPLAKEKLLSPSDLSASSDSLSENNTKEKGGIFSGMFRKSPKPFEDTEPEEDDQTAQSELSASSDSLSDNTTTKGKGGMFAGMFRKSPKNSESLQPEENTQSLPSDLSDSNDIQIETGNTKEKGGLFSGLLKKIPKAGGDRPPSQDKEPGSKLSASNDSLTETTNTKEKGGLFSGLLKKPKVPENDTPAQDQEPGSELSASNDSLAEKSDRKEKRGLFSDMFKKSTPHAECPQPSEEEKQSSPLSDLSASSDSLSENNNTKDKKGLFSGLLRKPKVPEEDTPAQDNMSAYRKLSASSDSLSDNNNTKEKNIFGGMFTKAQKTSEGSKSEEASNLGLDNNLSASYDNLSENTDTKKTGGLSGMFKKSPKPAQRSTTAKDPLTENMELSASCDSLAENISAEDSLSGCGELSASNDSLSNATATKEKKLLGGIFSRKPKPVEQQDSMDTEPLGGGGQLRRKRTIKKKRWVVSFRVKRTLPRVPKFTLAAQRDDCVPIIEESVEMKDLSALQVSTVEFQPAEMSAYPTEGNPLESEEENDGLMDWWRTVEGWETWNETSDFKEEDEEMAVEQVADRVFMGARLFVHLFNQRGASLQQQILGLLAQADAADQFHKKTVQAAVGGGVASVVGSIATITGLILAPITFGASIIVTAVGISVATAGSIASATANITDTVHSNMDRKKVEKMIQSYQDDIKDIRECLEFVQEGMDTLQEWDFEKYTESVAKKALNQNVKHVMKEGGRAGKQLLINTDKLISTVQVLGAAGGAAQAAKAISATTGVMSALFLVLDVFFLAKDSHELRKGAKTKFASKIREVCKDLQDRLLELNKVKTQLQKTIDGIELEEIEEEEEVEVEVEDDLESDPVKLAELDQELDLMEEKLDKKVQEENNEKSKKEEQEEKNQKEEEEKNKKKEEEKNKKKEEEKNQKEEEKRSEGKVKESKKERDKEKVVDQNETIESEKSHEIEKEEDKKGSRIQNKVSAKDDKSSSAEARKEGSERSGNNDQHVGYNTKMESKKEHDKHSLGKAVVVEEKRNEKEKEIDRKPVDARIGILDQKGDAEKGCNVTVSDKRGVKKSKKKEVVRGEARRHGSRSENPDIGTSDGKIDRRDITKLSQKDTSVTEREILPKRQLEERGVRDRRGEMNRTTNEEYRKQSKREPERGIQTEEFVVSRKGVTETSTVRGTRKEEDTQRESVKGRLGSQGEKREGDHGRKIESVRGFQSGGQSGVRNEDGDKWMKERDRRASERERDLARKGSRPRSKPILNDGLDI, encoded by the exons ATGGAGCAGTGCGAGCCAGTTGTGAAGAAAAACAAACCGAATCAA CCTAAGCCCCGACCAAAACCAGtatatgag GTCAACGGGAATAGCCTTGAGAATGGCAGTATAAAGAAACCAACACCTGTGGTTCCTCCCAGACCTTCGGATGCA GAGTTGAACAATGTGGCCATATACAGTCACATCAGGAAGCCAGCAACAAATGACAACCAG GTCAATGAGATGCTCATTCAGAGAGGACATAAAGGCAGGTCacccaagacagctgcagtTCCTCCTAAACCCACTGAAAAG GAACTGAATAATACGTTCCCCAAAAGCAACTGGAAGAGGATGCAGACTGAGGACACAAAGGCA GACTGCAGAGAAAATGACAAATCTGAGGACTCAAAAGACAGAGTTGGGACCGAATACAAGCAG AACAAAGTAGGGGCTCTTATTGGAATGTTTCAGAAGGCACCAACAGATCAAGTTTCTACATTTTCA AGTGTCAACATGTCAGAGCCCGATACAGAGAGGCCTTGGGAAACCCCTGCAAACGAGACACCTGAGACCAAACAG GAGCAGTCTTTACACAGTGAGCTTGATGTCTGCTCTGAGAACAACAACACTAAG GGGAAAGGAGGATTATTCCATGGAATGTTCCGGAAGACTCCCAAACCTACTGAGGGCACAAAG GACAAGCATTCATTACACAGTGAGCTCTCGGACAGCAATGACAGTCTCTCTGACAACCGCAACACTAAG GAGGAAGGAGGGCTGTTTTCTGGCCTCGTCAAAAAGATCCCCAAAGCAGCTGGAGATGGACCGCTTGCCAAG GAGAAGCTGTTATCACCCAGTGATCTCTCAGCCAGCAGCGACAGTCTGTCTGAGAACAACACTAAG gagaaaggagggatatTTAGTGGAATGTTTCGGAAGTCTCCAAAACCTTTTGAGGACACTGAGCCAGAAGAG GACGACCAGACGGCACAGAGTGAACTTTCGGCAAGCAGTGACAGCCTGTCTGACAACACCACCACCAAG gggaagggaggaatgTTTGCTGGAATGTTCAGGAAGTCTCCCAAGAACTCTGAGAGCCTGCAGCCAGAGGAG AACACACAGTCATTACCCAGTGACCTCTCAGACAGCAATGACATTCAGATTGAGACAGGTAACACTAAG GAGAAAGGAGGGCTGTTTTCTGGCCTCCTTAAAAAGATCCCCAAAGCAGGTGGAGACAGACCACCTTCCCAG GACAAGGAACCAGGAAGTAAGCTGTCTGCCAGCAACGACAGTCTGACTGAGACAACCAACACTAAG GAGAAAGGAGGGCTGTTCAGTGGACTCCTCAAGAAACCCAAAGTGCCAGAGAATGACACCCCTGCCCAG GACCAGGAACCAGGAAGTGAGCTGTCTGCCAGCAATGACAGTCTGGCTGAGAAAAGTGACAGGAAG gagaaGCGCGGCCTGTTCAGTGACATGTTTAAGAAGTCTACACCGCATGCTGAATGTCCTCAACCATCTGAAGAG GAGAAGCAGTCCTCACCACTCAGCGATCTCTCAGCCAGCAGTGACAGTCTGTCAGAGAACAACAACACTAAG GATAAAAAAGGGCTGTTCAGTGGACTCCTTAGGAAACCCAAAGTGCCAGAGGAGGACACACCTGCCCAG GACAATATGTCTGCTTACAGGAAACTCTCGGCCAGCAGTGACAGTCTGTCTGACAACAACAATACTAAG GAGAAAAACATCTTCGGTGGAATGTTCACAAAGGCTCAGAAGACATCAGAAGGCTCCAAGTCAGAAGAG GCCTCAAATCTGGGGCTAGACAACAATCTATCAGCCAGTTATGACAACCTCTCAGAGAACACAGACACTAAG AAAACTGGGGGTCTGAGCGGAATGTTCAAGAAATCACCCAAGCCAGCTCAACGTTCCACTACTGCTAAG GACCCTCTCACAGAGAACATGGAGCTCTCAGCTAGCTGTGACAGCCTGGCAGAGAACATCTCTGCTGAG GACAGTCTTTCTGGGTGTGGGGAACTTTCAGCTAGTAACGATAGTCTTTCTAATGCCACCGCCACCAAG GAGAAAAAACTGCTGGGGGGAATTTTCAGCAGGAAACCTAAACCAGTTGAGCAACAG GACAGTATGGACACAGAGCCACTAGGGGGAGGTGGTCAGCTCAGACGAAAGAGGACCATCAAAAAGAAAAGATGG GTGGTGTCATTCAGAGTGAAGAGGACTTTACCCAGAGTTCCAAAGTTTACCCTGGCTGCTCAG cgTGATGATTGTGTTCCTATCATTGAGGAGTCAGTGGAGATGAAAGACCTGTCCGCACTGCAG gtgAGCACAGTAGAGTTCCAACCTGCCGAGATGTCAGCCTACCCTACTGAGGGCAACCCTCTGGAGTCTGAGGAG GAGAATGATGGCCTTATGGACTGGTGGAGAACAGTGGAGG GTTGGGAGACATGGAATGAAACTTCCGACTTCAAAGAAGAAGATGAGGAAAT GGCTGTGGAGCAGGTCGCCGACCGTGTCTTCATGGGGGCTCGTCTCTTTGTGCATCTCTTCAACCAGCGTGGTGCCTCCCTGCAGCAGCAGATTTTGGGGCTGCTCGCACAGGCGGACGCTGCGGACCAATTCCACAAGAAGACGGTGCAGGCCGCCgtgggagggggtgtggccagTGTGGTGGGCAGCATTGCCACCATCACGGGCCTCATCCTCGCCCCTATCACCTTCGGAGCCTCCATTATTGTCACCGCGGTTGGCATCAGCGTGGCGACCGCGGGAAGTATCGCCTCGGCCACGGCTAATATCACAGACACAGTGCATTCCAACATGGACCGCAAGAAGGTGGAGAAGATGATCCAGAGTTACCAGGATGACATCAAGGACATTAGGGAGTGCCTGGAGTTTGTGCAG GAGGGAATGGACACCCTCCAGGAGTGGGACTTTGAGAAGTACACTGAGAGTGTGGCCAAGAAGGCTCTGAATCAGAACGTCAAGCATGTGATGAAAGAGGGCGGACGTGCTGGCAAGCAGCTCTTGATCAACACAGACAAGCTGATCAGCACCGTGCAGGTCCTGGGCGCAGCCGGGGGGGCTGCCCAGGCGGCTAAAGCCATCAGCGCCACCACAGGCGTCATGTCTGCCCTCTTCCTGGTGCTTGACGTCTTCTTCctggccaaggactcccacgaGTTGCGCAAGGGAGCCAAGACAAAGTTCGCCTCCAAGATCAGGGAGGTGTGTAAGGACCTGCAGGACCGGTTGCTGGAGCTGAACAAGGTGAAGACCCAGCTGCAGAAGACCATAGACGGTATTGAGCTGGAGGAaatcgaggaggaggaggaggtagaggtggaggtggaggatgacCTGGAGAGTGACCCGGTGAAACTGGCTGAACTGGATCAGGAATTGGACCTAATGGAGGAGAAACTGGACAAGAAAGTTCAAGAGGAAAATAATGAAAAGAGCAAAAAAGAGGAACAAGAAGAGAAGAACcaaaaggaagaagaagagaagaacaaaaagaaggaagaagagaagaacaaaaagaaggaagaagagaagaaccaaaaggaggaagaaaagagaagtgAGGGAAAGGTGAAGGaaagcaagaaagaaagagacaaggaGAAGGTAGTTGATCAAAATGAAACCATAGAGTCAGAGAAGTCACATGAGATTGAGAAAGAGGAGGATAAGAAAGGGTCCCGGATACAGAATAAAGTAAGTGCGAAAGATGACAAAAGTTCATCCGCTGAGGCTAGAAAGGAAGGTTCTGAGAGAAGTGGGAATAATGATCAACATGTAGGGTACAACACAAAGATGGAAAGCAAGAAAGAACATGATAAACACAGTCTCGGGAAGGCTGTCGTGGTCGAAGAAAAAAGGAATGAGAAGGAAAAAGAAATTGACAGAAAGCCAGTAGATGCAAGAATAGGGATTTTGGATCAGAAAGGAGATGCTGAAAAGGGATGTAatgtgacagtctcagacaaacGAGGAGTTAAGAAGAGTAAAAAGAAAGAGGTGGTGAGAGGTGAGGCACGCAGACATGGGAGTAGAAGTGAAAACCCTGACATTGGAACATCTGATGGAAAAATTGACAGAAGAGACATCACGAAATTGAGCCAAAAGGACACATCTGTGACTGAGAGAGAAATTCTGCCAAAACGTCAATTGGAAGAAAGAGGGGTTAGGGACAGGAGAGGCGAGATGAATAGAACGACCAATGAGGAGTACAGGAAGCAATCAaaaagagaaccagagagagggaTTCAAACTGAAGAGTTTGTAGTGAGCAGAAAGGGTGTGACTGAGACCAGTACAGTCAGAGGGACACGGAAAGAggaggacacacagagagaaagtgtgaaagGACGGCTGGGGAGCcagggggagaaaagagagggagatcacGGGAGAAAGATTGAGAGTGTGAGGGGATTTCAGAGTGGTGGACAGAGCGGGGTGAGAAATGAAGATGGAGACAAgtggatgaaggagagggacaggagagccAGTGAAAGAGAACGGGATCTTGCTCGCAAAGGCTCTCGCCCTCGCTCCAAACCTATCCTCAATGACGGACTGGATATTTAA
- the apold1a gene encoding uncharacterized protein apold1a isoform X4, which translates to MEQCEPVVKKNKPNQPKPRPKPVYEVNGNSLENGSIKKPTPVVPPRPSDAELNNVAIYSHIRKPATNDNQVNEMLIQRGHKGRSPKTAAVPPKPTEKELNNTFPKSNWKRMQTEDTKADCRENDKSEDSKDRVGTEYKQNKVGALIGMFQKAPTDQVSTFSSVNMSEPDTERPWETPANETPETKQEQSLHSELDVCSENNNTKGKGGLFHGMFRKTPKPTEGTKDKHSLHSELSDSNDSLSDNRNTKEEGGLFSGLVKKIPKAAGDGPLAKEKLLSPSDLSASSDSLSENNTKEKGGIFSGMFRKSPKPFEDTEPEEDDQTAQSELSASSDSLSDNTTTKGKGGMFAGMFRKSPKNSESLQPEENTQSLPSDLSDSNDIQIETGNTKEKGGLFSGLLKKIPKAGGDRPPSQDKEPGSKLSASNDSLTETTNTKEKGGLFSGLLKKPKVPENDTPAQDQEPGSELSASNDSLAEKSDRKDKKGLFSGLLRKPKVPEEDTPAQDNMSAYRKLSASSDSLSDNNNTKEKNIFGGMFTKAQKTSEGSKSEEASNLGLDNNLSASYDNLSENTDTKKTGGLSGMFKKSPKPAQRSTTAKDPLTENMELSASCDSLAENISAEDSLSGCGELSASNDSLSNATATKEKKLLGGIFSRKPKPVEQQDSMDTEPLGGGGQLRRKRTIKKKRWVVSFRVKRTLPRVPKFTLAAQRDDCVPIIEESVEMKDLSALQVSTVEFQPAEMSAYPTEGNPLESEEENDGLMDWWRTVEGWETWNETSDFKEEDEEMAVEQVADRVFMGARLFVHLFNQRGASLQQQILGLLAQADAADQFHKKTVQAAVGGGVASVVGSIATITGLILAPITFGASIIVTAVGISVATAGSIASATANITDTVHSNMDRKKVEKMIQSYQDDIKDIRECLEFVQEGMDTLQEWDFEKYTESVAKKALNQNVKHVMKEGGRAGKQLLINTDKLISTVQVLGAAGGAAQAAKAISATTGVMSALFLVLDVFFLAKDSHELRKGAKTKFASKIREVCKDLQDRLLELNKVKTQLQKTIDGIELEEIEEEEEVEVEVEDDLESDPVKLAELDQELDLMEEKLDKKVQEENNEKSKKEEQEEKNQKEEEEKNKKKEEEKNKKKEEEKNQKEEEKRSEGKVKESKKERDKEKVVDQNETIESEKSHEIEKEEDKKGSRIQNKVSAKDDKSSSAEARKEGSERSGNNDQHVGYNTKMESKKEHDKHSLGKAVVVEEKRNEKEKEIDRKPVDARIGILDQKGDAEKGCNVTVSDKRGVKKSKKKEVVRGEARRHGSRSENPDIGTSDGKIDRRDITKLSQKDTSVTEREILPKRQLEERGVRDRRGEMNRTTNEEYRKQSKREPERGIQTEEFVVSRKGVTETSTVRGTRKEEDTQRESVKGRLGSQGEKREGDHGRKIESVRGFQSGGQSGVRNEDGDKWMKERDRRASERERDLARKGSRPRSKPILNDGLDI; encoded by the exons ATGGAGCAGTGCGAGCCAGTTGTGAAGAAAAACAAACCGAATCAA CCTAAGCCCCGACCAAAACCAGtatatgag GTCAACGGGAATAGCCTTGAGAATGGCAGTATAAAGAAACCAACACCTGTGGTTCCTCCCAGACCTTCGGATGCA GAGTTGAACAATGTGGCCATATACAGTCACATCAGGAAGCCAGCAACAAATGACAACCAG GTCAATGAGATGCTCATTCAGAGAGGACATAAAGGCAGGTCacccaagacagctgcagtTCCTCCTAAACCCACTGAAAAG GAACTGAATAATACGTTCCCCAAAAGCAACTGGAAGAGGATGCAGACTGAGGACACAAAGGCA GACTGCAGAGAAAATGACAAATCTGAGGACTCAAAAGACAGAGTTGGGACCGAATACAAGCAG AACAAAGTAGGGGCTCTTATTGGAATGTTTCAGAAGGCACCAACAGATCAAGTTTCTACATTTTCA AGTGTCAACATGTCAGAGCCCGATACAGAGAGGCCTTGGGAAACCCCTGCAAACGAGACACCTGAGACCAAACAG GAGCAGTCTTTACACAGTGAGCTTGATGTCTGCTCTGAGAACAACAACACTAAG GGGAAAGGAGGATTATTCCATGGAATGTTCCGGAAGACTCCCAAACCTACTGAGGGCACAAAG GACAAGCATTCATTACACAGTGAGCTCTCGGACAGCAATGACAGTCTCTCTGACAACCGCAACACTAAG GAGGAAGGAGGGCTGTTTTCTGGCCTCGTCAAAAAGATCCCCAAAGCAGCTGGAGATGGACCGCTTGCCAAG GAGAAGCTGTTATCACCCAGTGATCTCTCAGCCAGCAGCGACAGTCTGTCTGAGAACAACACTAAG gagaaaggagggatatTTAGTGGAATGTTTCGGAAGTCTCCAAAACCTTTTGAGGACACTGAGCCAGAAGAG GACGACCAGACGGCACAGAGTGAACTTTCGGCAAGCAGTGACAGCCTGTCTGACAACACCACCACCAAG gggaagggaggaatgTTTGCTGGAATGTTCAGGAAGTCTCCCAAGAACTCTGAGAGCCTGCAGCCAGAGGAG AACACACAGTCATTACCCAGTGACCTCTCAGACAGCAATGACATTCAGATTGAGACAGGTAACACTAAG GAGAAAGGAGGGCTGTTTTCTGGCCTCCTTAAAAAGATCCCCAAAGCAGGTGGAGACAGACCACCTTCCCAG GACAAGGAACCAGGAAGTAAGCTGTCTGCCAGCAACGACAGTCTGACTGAGACAACCAACACTAAG GAGAAAGGAGGGCTGTTCAGTGGACTCCTCAAGAAACCCAAAGTGCCAGAGAATGACACCCCTGCCCAG GACCAGGAACCAGGAAGTGAGCTGTCTGCCAGCAATGACAGTCTGGCTGAGAAAAGTGACAGGAAG GATAAAAAAGGGCTGTTCAGTGGACTCCTTAGGAAACCCAAAGTGCCAGAGGAGGACACACCTGCCCAG GACAATATGTCTGCTTACAGGAAACTCTCGGCCAGCAGTGACAGTCTGTCTGACAACAACAATACTAAG GAGAAAAACATCTTCGGTGGAATGTTCACAAAGGCTCAGAAGACATCAGAAGGCTCCAAGTCAGAAGAG GCCTCAAATCTGGGGCTAGACAACAATCTATCAGCCAGTTATGACAACCTCTCAGAGAACACAGACACTAAG AAAACTGGGGGTCTGAGCGGAATGTTCAAGAAATCACCCAAGCCAGCTCAACGTTCCACTACTGCTAAG GACCCTCTCACAGAGAACATGGAGCTCTCAGCTAGCTGTGACAGCCTGGCAGAGAACATCTCTGCTGAG GACAGTCTTTCTGGGTGTGGGGAACTTTCAGCTAGTAACGATAGTCTTTCTAATGCCACCGCCACCAAG GAGAAAAAACTGCTGGGGGGAATTTTCAGCAGGAAACCTAAACCAGTTGAGCAACAG GACAGTATGGACACAGAGCCACTAGGGGGAGGTGGTCAGCTCAGACGAAAGAGGACCATCAAAAAGAAAAGATGG GTGGTGTCATTCAGAGTGAAGAGGACTTTACCCAGAGTTCCAAAGTTTACCCTGGCTGCTCAG cgTGATGATTGTGTTCCTATCATTGAGGAGTCAGTGGAGATGAAAGACCTGTCCGCACTGCAG gtgAGCACAGTAGAGTTCCAACCTGCCGAGATGTCAGCCTACCCTACTGAGGGCAACCCTCTGGAGTCTGAGGAG GAGAATGATGGCCTTATGGACTGGTGGAGAACAGTGGAGG GTTGGGAGACATGGAATGAAACTTCCGACTTCAAAGAAGAAGATGAGGAAAT GGCTGTGGAGCAGGTCGCCGACCGTGTCTTCATGGGGGCTCGTCTCTTTGTGCATCTCTTCAACCAGCGTGGTGCCTCCCTGCAGCAGCAGATTTTGGGGCTGCTCGCACAGGCGGACGCTGCGGACCAATTCCACAAGAAGACGGTGCAGGCCGCCgtgggagggggtgtggccagTGTGGTGGGCAGCATTGCCACCATCACGGGCCTCATCCTCGCCCCTATCACCTTCGGAGCCTCCATTATTGTCACCGCGGTTGGCATCAGCGTGGCGACCGCGGGAAGTATCGCCTCGGCCACGGCTAATATCACAGACACAGTGCATTCCAACATGGACCGCAAGAAGGTGGAGAAGATGATCCAGAGTTACCAGGATGACATCAAGGACATTAGGGAGTGCCTGGAGTTTGTGCAG GAGGGAATGGACACCCTCCAGGAGTGGGACTTTGAGAAGTACACTGAGAGTGTGGCCAAGAAGGCTCTGAATCAGAACGTCAAGCATGTGATGAAAGAGGGCGGACGTGCTGGCAAGCAGCTCTTGATCAACACAGACAAGCTGATCAGCACCGTGCAGGTCCTGGGCGCAGCCGGGGGGGCTGCCCAGGCGGCTAAAGCCATCAGCGCCACCACAGGCGTCATGTCTGCCCTCTTCCTGGTGCTTGACGTCTTCTTCctggccaaggactcccacgaGTTGCGCAAGGGAGCCAAGACAAAGTTCGCCTCCAAGATCAGGGAGGTGTGTAAGGACCTGCAGGACCGGTTGCTGGAGCTGAACAAGGTGAAGACCCAGCTGCAGAAGACCATAGACGGTATTGAGCTGGAGGAaatcgaggaggaggaggaggtagaggtggaggtggaggatgacCTGGAGAGTGACCCGGTGAAACTGGCTGAACTGGATCAGGAATTGGACCTAATGGAGGAGAAACTGGACAAGAAAGTTCAAGAGGAAAATAATGAAAAGAGCAAAAAAGAGGAACAAGAAGAGAAGAACcaaaaggaagaagaagagaagaacaaaaagaaggaagaagagaagaacaaaaagaaggaagaagagaagaaccaaaaggaggaagaaaagagaagtgAGGGAAAGGTGAAGGaaagcaagaaagaaagagacaaggaGAAGGTAGTTGATCAAAATGAAACCATAGAGTCAGAGAAGTCACATGAGATTGAGAAAGAGGAGGATAAGAAAGGGTCCCGGATACAGAATAAAGTAAGTGCGAAAGATGACAAAAGTTCATCCGCTGAGGCTAGAAAGGAAGGTTCTGAGAGAAGTGGGAATAATGATCAACATGTAGGGTACAACACAAAGATGGAAAGCAAGAAAGAACATGATAAACACAGTCTCGGGAAGGCTGTCGTGGTCGAAGAAAAAAGGAATGAGAAGGAAAAAGAAATTGACAGAAAGCCAGTAGATGCAAGAATAGGGATTTTGGATCAGAAAGGAGATGCTGAAAAGGGATGTAatgtgacagtctcagacaaacGAGGAGTTAAGAAGAGTAAAAAGAAAGAGGTGGTGAGAGGTGAGGCACGCAGACATGGGAGTAGAAGTGAAAACCCTGACATTGGAACATCTGATGGAAAAATTGACAGAAGAGACATCACGAAATTGAGCCAAAAGGACACATCTGTGACTGAGAGAGAAATTCTGCCAAAACGTCAATTGGAAGAAAGAGGGGTTAGGGACAGGAGAGGCGAGATGAATAGAACGACCAATGAGGAGTACAGGAAGCAATCAaaaagagaaccagagagagggaTTCAAACTGAAGAGTTTGTAGTGAGCAGAAAGGGTGTGACTGAGACCAGTACAGTCAGAGGGACACGGAAAGAggaggacacacagagagaaagtgtgaaagGACGGCTGGGGAGCcagggggagaaaagagagggagatcacGGGAGAAAGATTGAGAGTGTGAGGGGATTTCAGAGTGGTGGACAGAGCGGGGTGAGAAATGAAGATGGAGACAAgtggatgaaggagagggacaggagagccAGTGAAAGAGAACGGGATCTTGCTCGCAAAGGCTCTCGCCCTCGCTCCAAACCTATCCTCAATGACGGACTGGATATTTAA